In Geobacter anodireducens, a genomic segment contains:
- a CDS encoding flagellar basal body stator protein MotB, producing the protein MAKPKKHEKEPNHERWLVSYADFITLLFAVFVTLYAMGQSDKEKIEQVMQSMRESFGFTAAGSAPRPAVLDSSDLRVMPSIAPDLSNKGRSQGKNADGKGRIRASEKDFQAIKSSIEAYLIKQGAQDKVNVGINRRGLVVSLKEAGFFDSGSAIVKESAYPLLAKVAESLAAYSNPVRVEGHTDTMPISSAQFPSNWELSTARATNIVHYLTRSYDFDPGAISAAGFGEYRPIADNGTTEGRSKNRRVDIVLLSGEGERGEPERVQ; encoded by the coding sequence ATGGCCAAGCCGAAGAAGCATGAGAAAGAACCCAACCACGAGCGATGGCTCGTCTCCTACGCCGACTTCATCACCCTGCTGTTTGCCGTGTTCGTGACCCTCTACGCCATGGGGCAGTCGGACAAGGAAAAGATCGAGCAGGTCATGCAATCCATGCGGGAATCGTTCGGGTTCACCGCCGCCGGCTCGGCGCCGCGGCCCGCCGTCCTGGATTCGTCCGACCTGCGGGTCATGCCGTCCATCGCGCCGGACCTCAGCAACAAGGGACGGAGCCAGGGCAAGAATGCCGACGGCAAGGGGAGGATCCGGGCATCGGAGAAGGATTTCCAGGCCATCAAATCGTCCATCGAGGCGTATCTCATCAAGCAAGGAGCCCAGGACAAGGTCAATGTGGGCATAAACCGCCGGGGACTGGTGGTGAGCCTCAAGGAGGCGGGCTTCTTCGACTCGGGGAGCGCCATTGTCAAGGAAAGCGCCTATCCGCTCCTGGCCAAGGTTGCCGAGTCCCTGGCCGCCTACTCCAACCCGGTCCGGGTGGAGGGGCATACGGACACCATGCCGATCAGCTCGGCCCAGTTCCCCTCCAACTGGGAACTCTCCACGGCCCGCGCCACCAACATCGTCCACTACCTGACCCGTTCCTACGACTTCGATCCCGGCGCCATCTCAGCCGCCGGCTTCGGCGAATACCGCCCCATCGCCGACAACGGCACCACCGAAGGCCGCTCCAAGAACCGGCGGGTGGATATCGTCCTCCTCTCCGGCGAAGGGGAGCGGGGAGAACCGGAGAGGGTGCAGTAG
- a CDS encoding flagellar protein FlbD has translation MIRLTRLDGDVFFVNPDLIEAIEETPDTHVVLSNGRRYLVIEKTDAIVARIITFKSSVMKRALGGHGRKYLRRKTEGSYLPRCPLKPDHNTD, from the coding sequence ATGATCAGACTGACACGTCTCGACGGCGATGTTTTTTTCGTTAACCCGGATCTCATCGAGGCCATCGAGGAGACACCGGACACCCATGTCGTGCTTTCCAATGGCCGTCGCTACCTGGTCATCGAAAAGACCGACGCCATCGTCGCCCGCATCATCACGTTCAAGTCATCGGTCATGAAGCGGGCGCTCGGCGGCCACGGCCGCAAGTATCTCCGGCGTAAGACGGAGGGGAGCTACCTTCCCCGCTGCCCCCTGAAACCGGACCATAACACCGACTAA
- a CDS encoding nucleoside-diphosphate sugar epimerase, giving the protein MKILVTGGLGHIGSQLIREFPSLLPKTDIVIIDNLSTQRYCSLFSLPENGKYRFLEKDVLTCDLDALLSDVDVVIHLAAITDAASSFDNKDKVELVNYDSTERIARACVRQKTAMIFLSTTSVYGTQADVVDENCSVEELQPQSPYAESKLKAELMLKELSKTEGLQFVALRFGTIFGISAGMRFHTAVNKFVWQACMGKPITVWRTAMDQKRPYLDLGDAVRALAFVIRNGHFDTETYNVLTINATVREILDAITPHVTDVEVELVDTRIMNQLSYNVSRKKFESLGFSFEGGLAQGVAQSIALLRRARSF; this is encoded by the coding sequence ATGAAAATACTCGTCACCGGCGGTCTTGGCCACATCGGTTCGCAACTGATCCGAGAATTCCCCTCACTGCTGCCGAAAACCGACATTGTCATTATCGACAACCTTTCTACCCAACGGTACTGCTCCCTTTTCAGTCTGCCGGAAAATGGGAAGTACCGGTTTCTTGAAAAGGACGTCCTTACCTGCGACCTAGATGCTCTCCTGTCCGACGTCGACGTCGTGATCCACCTGGCAGCCATAACCGACGCTGCCAGCAGCTTCGACAACAAGGACAAAGTGGAGTTGGTGAATTACGACAGCACCGAGAGGATCGCCCGGGCCTGCGTCCGACAAAAGACTGCGATGATCTTTCTCTCCACCACCAGCGTCTACGGCACCCAAGCCGACGTGGTGGACGAGAACTGCTCCGTCGAAGAGCTCCAGCCCCAGAGCCCCTATGCCGAATCGAAACTGAAGGCGGAACTGATGCTGAAAGAATTGTCGAAAACTGAAGGGCTGCAGTTCGTGGCTCTGCGGTTCGGAACTATCTTCGGCATCTCTGCGGGCATGAGATTCCACACCGCCGTCAACAAATTCGTATGGCAGGCCTGCATGGGGAAACCGATCACCGTCTGGCGCACCGCCATGGACCAGAAGCGCCCCTACCTGGACCTTGGCGATGCTGTGCGCGCCCTGGCCTTTGTCATCAGAAACGGCCATTTCGACACAGAGACCTACAACGTGCTGACCATCAACGCCACCGTCAGGGAAATACTCGATGCCATCACCCCGCACGTTACCGACGTTGAGGTTGAACTGGTCGACACCAGGATCATGAACCAGCTCTCCTACAATGTTTCGAGGAAAAAGTTCGAGTCCCTTGGCTTCAGCTTCGAAGGCGGGCTGGCACAGGGTGTTGCCCAATCGATCGCCCTGCTGAGGCGGGCACGGTCTTTCTGA
- a CDS encoding heptosyltransferase: MKEIALLAIARYGDLIQTTPLVRALRRAHPGARITAIVEDRFCGILPLLPGIDRTIVLNKQDIAWDIATGESPLAPYLKMDEFVRKLEEGSYDLLVNITCSRLSAFFASCVTSRRRTGISADETGERNIVTLWGQYIFSWFNDNIRKYNAINLVDIFTRLGEVPPDGCRVELVATEKGERFADDFLNRHGLKGQRLVGLQLGASEATRIWPAEHFARISDRLQRELGVRTILFGAPVEKHLAEQALAAMELPAVDAVGETGIEELYSLVGRCAALVSNDTGTMHFAAAAGVPAVMLCIGPAFFRCTGPYGEGHLALQPDLPCSPCPYSLVCADPVCRDTISPKAVFSACRMVLAGSGGLGNADFAGVRVYRSSFAPDGYLTWDGLFNVDARDEEQVKRRETAWKGCFDGSAKRCGAPGDETLRTFWELTGQGIETTEAIIRAARKKPLPVDEIRRLGEKESAIEAEVKLMGYRHGPLAPVTEFLTLMRENITGEELERIARQTRALYETGRCLAALL, encoded by the coding sequence ATGAAAGAGATCGCCCTTCTCGCCATAGCCCGGTACGGGGACCTGATCCAGACGACACCGCTGGTGCGGGCGCTGCGCCGCGCCCACCCCGGCGCCCGGATCACCGCCATCGTGGAGGACCGTTTCTGCGGCATCCTGCCGCTGCTCCCCGGCATCGACCGGACCATCGTCCTCAACAAGCAGGACATCGCCTGGGACATCGCCACCGGCGAATCGCCACTCGCCCCCTACCTCAAGATGGATGAGTTCGTGCGGAAGCTGGAGGAGGGGAGCTACGACCTGCTGGTCAACATCACCTGCTCGCGCCTCTCCGCCTTTTTCGCCTCCTGCGTCACGAGCCGGCGCCGCACCGGCATTTCGGCCGACGAGACAGGGGAGCGGAACATCGTGACCCTCTGGGGGCAGTACATCTTCAGTTGGTTCAACGACAACATCCGCAAATACAACGCCATCAACCTGGTGGATATCTTCACCCGGCTGGGCGAGGTCCCCCCCGACGGATGCCGGGTGGAACTGGTCGCCACGGAGAAGGGGGAGCGGTTCGCCGACGACTTCCTGAACCGGCACGGGCTCAAGGGACAACGCCTCGTGGGGCTGCAACTGGGAGCCAGCGAGGCGACCCGGATCTGGCCCGCCGAGCACTTCGCCCGCATCTCGGACCGGCTCCAGCGGGAGCTGGGGGTGCGGACCATCCTCTTCGGGGCTCCCGTGGAAAAACACCTGGCCGAGCAGGCCCTGGCCGCCATGGAGCTGCCGGCCGTGGACGCGGTGGGCGAAACCGGGATCGAAGAGCTCTACTCCCTGGTGGGGCGTTGTGCAGCCCTGGTCTCCAATGACACCGGCACCATGCACTTCGCCGCCGCGGCCGGTGTGCCCGCGGTCATGCTCTGCATTGGCCCGGCCTTTTTCCGCTGCACCGGCCCCTACGGCGAAGGGCACCTGGCGCTCCAGCCCGACCTGCCCTGCTCCCCCTGCCCCTACAGCCTGGTCTGCGCCGATCCGGTCTGCCGCGACACCATTTCTCCCAAGGCGGTCTTCTCGGCCTGCCGCATGGTCCTGGCCGGCTCCGGAGGATTGGGGAATGCCGATTTTGCCGGGGTGAGGGTCTACCGGAGTTCGTTTGCCCCCGACGGGTACCTGACATGGGATGGCCTGTTCAATGTGGACGCCCGGGACGAAGAGCAGGTCAAGCGGCGCGAAACCGCCTGGAAGGGATGCTTCGACGGAAGCGCGAAACGGTGCGGGGCGCCCGGCGACGAGACCCTGCGGACCTTCTGGGAGCTCACGGGACAGGGGATTGAAACGACAGAGGCCATCATCCGGGCGGCCCGGAAAAAGCCTCTGCCCGTGGACGAGATCCGGCGCCTCGGTGAGAAGGAGTCGGCCATCGAGGCGGAGGTGAAGCTCATGGGCTATCGCCACGGCCCCCTGGCCCCGGTCACCGAATTCCTGACCCTCATGCGCGAAAACATCACCGGCGAAGAATTGGAGCGGATCGCGCGCCAGACGCGCGCCCTCTACGAAACCGGGCGCTGTCTGGCGGCACTGCTGTAG
- a CDS encoding flagellar motor protein MotA: MDIATIIGLVMGFGAVFGGALLEGLHLTALIQPTAAIIVLGGTFGAAFVSFPMKTIIGAAKDIKKVLMPAHNDPERVIKDLIGYAAKARRNGLISLEQEAQNVKDPFTKKGISLVVDGIDPQKLRETLEIEVTYYEEHSKQSAEFFEAAGGYAPTIGIIGAVLGLIHVMGNLSDSSKLGAGIAVAFVATIYGLMVANIICLPFGTKIKHGIKEELVCKNMIIEGLIAIQNGENPHFIEQKLKAFLQHGAGDKKG, from the coding sequence ATGGACATAGCGACAATCATAGGCCTCGTCATGGGATTCGGGGCGGTGTTCGGCGGGGCGCTGCTGGAAGGTTTGCACCTGACCGCCCTCATCCAGCCCACGGCGGCCATCATCGTGCTCGGCGGCACCTTCGGGGCGGCGTTCGTCAGCTTCCCCATGAAAACGATCATTGGCGCGGCCAAGGATATCAAAAAGGTATTGATGCCGGCCCACAACGACCCCGAGCGGGTTATCAAGGACCTGATCGGCTACGCAGCCAAGGCCCGGCGCAATGGTCTCATATCCCTGGAACAGGAAGCCCAGAACGTGAAGGACCCCTTTACCAAGAAGGGCATCTCGCTCGTGGTGGACGGCATCGACCCCCAGAAACTGCGGGAAACCCTGGAAATCGAGGTTACCTACTACGAAGAACACTCCAAACAGAGCGCCGAGTTCTTCGAGGCGGCCGGCGGCTACGCCCCCACCATCGGTATCATCGGCGCCGTGCTCGGCCTCATCCACGTCATGGGCAACCTGTCGGACTCGTCCAAACTGGGGGCCGGCATCGCCGTGGCCTTCGTGGCGACCATTTACGGCCTCATGGTCGCCAACATCATCTGTCTTCCCTTCGGCACCAAGATCAAGCACGGCATCAAGGAAGAGCTCGTGTGCAAGAACATGATCATCGAGGGGCTCATCGCCATCCAGAATGGCGAAAACCCCCACTTCATCGAGCAGAAGCTCAAGGCGTTCCTCCAGCACGGCGCCGGCGACAAGAAGGGATAG